A region of the Candidatus Deferrimicrobium sp. genome:
GCCACCACCAGGGGTGCGAGCCCTTCGGACGGCTCGTCGAGCAGGAGCAGGGAAGGGTTCGCCATCAACGCCCGGCCGATCCCCAGCATCTTCTTCTCCCCGCCCGACAGGTTGATCCCTTTCGCCGGGCCAAGGTCCGCGAGGATCGGGAACAGCTCGTACACCCTCTCCCGGTTCCAGTGCCCTTGCCGGCGGGAGAGCCTGCGCGCGATCTCCAGGTTCTCCTCCGTGGTGAGGTCGGGGAAGATCCGCAGGTCGTCGGGCACGTACGCCACACCGAGGCGGGCGACCTCGTACGGCGGGATGCCGGCGATCTCCTTCCCGCGCAGCCGGATCGACCCTTGCTTCGGCGGGGAAAGCCCCATGATGGAACGCAGGGTGGTGGTCTTGCCGACGCCGTTCCTCCCCAGCAGGGCGACCACCTCCCCCTCTCCCACGGAGAGGGAAACCTCCTGGAGGATGTGGCTCGTCCCGTAGAACGTGTCGACGTTCAACGCTTCGAGGATCATCGCCTCACTCCTCCCGATACCGGAAGAGATCGGACACGTCCACCCCAAGATACACTTCCCGCACCTTCGCGTCCGCACGGACGCTTTCCGGAGTGCCGTCGCAGAGGATCTCCCCGCGGTGGAGGACGATGATCCGCTCGGAGAGGGAGAACACCACGTCCATGTCGTGCTCCACCACCACGAAGGTGGTGCGCCCCTCGCGCGCGAGCTGGCGGATGTTTTCGAGGAGGCGGACCCGCTCCACGGGGTTCATCCCCGCGGTCGGCTCGTCGAGGAACAGCAGCGTGGGCGCGGCGGCAAGGGCCACCCCGACCTCCAGGAGGCGCAGGTCCCCGTGGGAGAGCGCGGTGGCGGGCGTGTCGCGTTCTCCCGGCAGGCCGACCTTTTCCAGGAACGCCTCCGTGTCCCGCATGACCGCGGTCTCCCGCGAGAGGCTGCGGATCGGCCTCCACGACCTTCCCGTCCGCGCCAGCACCGGGATCATCACGTTCTGCGCGACGGTGAGCTCCGGGAAGACGTTGACGATCTGGAACGAACGGCAGATCCCCAGGCGGACCCGCTTGTGGATGGGCAGGCGGGTGATCTCCCGCCCCTGGAAGCGGATCTTCCCGGTCTGCACCGGGAGGTGCCCCGTGAGGAGGTTGATCAGCGTGGACTTCCCCGCCCCGTTCGGCCCGATGATGGAGGTGAGGACGCCCGGCTCGAAGCGAAGGTCGAGATCCCGCGCGGTGCAGACCATCCCGAAGTGGTTCGACAGCTTTTCCGTCGTGAGCAGGGGCTCCCCCATCCCGTGTTACCCCTCCCCCGGGGCGGCGGCCTTCCGGAACAGGCCCGACAGGGTCCCCATCACACCGCCCCGGAACCCCAGGATGATCACGAGGAGGACGATCCCGAACCACAGCATCCAGTTCTCGGTGAACCGCTGGATGATCTCCCGCATCGCGACGAAGATCGCGCCGCCGACCAGGGGGCCCGCAAGCGACGACAGCCCGCCCAGCAGGCTGACCAGGACCGGCTCCGCGGAATGGGTCCAGTGGGCCATGAAGGGGCGCGCGTTGCTCTCCAGGAGCGCCTCCAGCGACCCGGCAAGACCCGCGAACGCCCCGCTGAGGACGAAGACGGCCAGCCGGTAGCGCCGCACCGGGACGCCGGCGAATTCGCTGCGCCGGGCGTTCTCCCGGATCCCCGCGAGGGCCAGCCCGAAGGGGGACTGCCGGATCCGATGGGCGGCCCACATGCTCAGGGCGAAGAAGAATAGCACGAAGAAATAGAATTGCCCGTCCTTCCCGATGGGGATATCGATCCCGCCGAAGAGCGACACGGGGGCTCGCACGATGCCGATCAGCCCGTCGTCGCCGCCGGTGATCTCCCGGGCGTTCCAGAAGAAGGAGAAGGCCATCATCCCGAACGCCAGGGTCAGCATCGCGAAGTAGATCTCCGTGTGGCGGACGCAGAGGTAGCCGACCAGAAGCGCGAGGAGGACCGCCGCGGCGACACCCGCCGCCACTCCGAGAAGGGGGTGGGTGGAGACGTGGACCCCGAGTAGCCCCAAGCCGTAGGCGCCGGCGGCGTAGAACGCGCCGTGCCCGAAGGAGAGGAGTCCCGTCTGCCCCAGGAGGAGGTTGTACCCGACGGCGAAGATCCCCAGGAGCATGATCCGCATCGTGAGGTAGGCCGTGAATTTCCCGGCGAGGAACGGCACGGCGCACAGGGACAGCAGGACGGCCGCCGCCGCGGCCGAGTTCCGCGTTTCCGCCTTCATCGGCCGCTCACCGCGCAGCGCCGAAGAGCCCTTGAGGCCGCCACAGCAGGACTCCCCCCATCAGGATGAAGGTGAGGAACATGTCGAAGGCGGGGAAGAAGCGGGTCCCGAAGGCGGACAGGACGCCGATGACCAGGGCGCCCACGAAGGCCCCTTTCAGACTGCCCAGCCCCCCGATCACGGCGACGATGAACGCCTCGATGATGATCGTCTCCCCCATGCCGGGGGTCAAAAGCCCCACGTAAGGGACCGCCAGGCCCCCTCCCAGGGCGCCGAGCCAGGTGCCGAAGACGAAGACGCCAGTGAAGAGGGCCGGGACCCGGACGCCCAGGCTGGCCGCCATTTCGCGGTCCGAGGAGGACGCCCGGATGATCCGCCCGTACCACGTCTTCTCCAGCAGCAGCCAGAGCAGGATCGCTACCGCGGGCCCCACGGCGATGATGAACAGGCTATAGACCGGGAAGTTCCGCCCCAGGATCGGGACCGAACCGCCGAGGAAGGAAAGGGAGGGGGGCGACAGCGCCCCCCCTCCCCAGACGATCTTCACAAGGTTGTCGAAGATCAGGACGAACGCGAACGTGAGCAGAAGCTGGTACGGCAAGGCGAT
Encoded here:
- a CDS encoding branched-chain amino acid ABC transporter permease — protein: MKAETRNSAAAAAVLLSLCAVPFLAGKFTAYLTMRIMLLGIFAVGYNLLLGQTGLLSFGHGAFYAAGAYGLGLLGVHVSTHPLLGVAAGVAAAVLLALLVGYLCVRHTEIYFAMLTLAFGMMAFSFFWNAREITGGDDGLIGIVRAPVSLFGGIDIPIGKDGQFYFFVLFFFALSMWAAHRIRQSPFGLALAGIRENARRSEFAGVPVRRYRLAVFVLSGAFAGLAGSLEALLESNARPFMAHWTHSAEPVLVSLLGGLSSLAGPLVGGAIFVAMREIIQRFTENWMLWFGIVLLVIILGFRGGVMGTLSGLFRKAAAPGEG
- a CDS encoding ABC transporter ATP-binding protein, which translates into the protein MGEPLLTTEKLSNHFGMVCTARDLDLRFEPGVLTSIIGPNGAGKSTLINLLTGHLPVQTGKIRFQGREITRLPIHKRVRLGICRSFQIVNVFPELTVAQNVMIPVLARTGRSWRPIRSLSRETAVMRDTEAFLEKVGLPGERDTPATALSHGDLRLLEVGVALAAAPTLLFLDEPTAGMNPVERVRLLENIRQLAREGRTTFVVVEHDMDVVFSLSERIIVLHRGEILCDGTPESVRADAKVREVYLGVDVSDLFRYREE
- a CDS encoding ABC transporter ATP-binding protein — protein: MILEALNVDTFYGTSHILQEVSLSVGEGEVVALLGRNGVGKTTTLRSIMGLSPPKQGSIRLRGKEIAGIPPYEVARLGVAYVPDDLRIFPDLTTEENLEIARRLSRRQGHWNRERVYELFPILADLGPAKGINLSGGEKKMLGIGRALMANPSLLLLDEPSEGLAPLVVANLVDVLRRIHGQGVTILLADQNLKFCRKVCGRGYILEKGAVRYGGGMEEIWGNEEVIRKYLVV
- a CDS encoding branched-chain amino acid ABC transporter permease: MQSYVHVILAGLSSGMFIWLVASGLTLIFGVLGVLNFAHGSFYMLGAYCCFTVLKYLGAGYWAGLLLGPLAVCAAGFVVERFFLRHVYRIALPYQLLLTFAFVLIFDNLVKIVWGGGALSPPSLSFLGGSVPILGRNFPVYSLFIIAVGPAVAILLWLLLEKTWYGRIIRASSSDREMAASLGVRVPALFTGVFVFGTWLGALGGGLAVPYVGLLTPGMGETIIIEAFIVAVIGGLGSLKGAFVGALVIGVLSAFGTRFFPAFDMFLTFILMGGVLLWRPQGLFGAAR